Proteins encoded by one window of Arabidopsis thaliana chromosome 2, partial sequence:
- the RAD51B gene encoding DNA repair (Rad51) family protein (RAD51B; CONTAINS InterPro DOMAIN/s: DNA recombination/repair protein RecA/RadB, ATP-binding domain (InterPro:IPR020588), ATPase, AAA+ type, core (InterPro:IPR003593), DNA recombination and repair protein Rad51, C-terminal (InterPro:IPR013632); BEST Arabidopsis thaliana protein match is: homolog of RAD51 D (TAIR:AT1G07745.2); Has 2570 Blast hits to 2570 proteins in 515 species: Archae - 541; Bacteria - 205; Metazoa - 686; Fungi - 429; Plants - 272; Viruses - 16; Other Eukaryotes - 421 (source: NCBI BLink).) produces the protein MTEFELMELLDVGMKEIRSAISFISEATSPPCQSARSLLEKKVENEHLSGHLPTHLKGLDDTLCGGIPFGVLTELVGPPGIGKSQFCMKLALSASFPVAYGGLDGRVIYIDVESKFSSRRVIEMGLESFPEVFHLKGMAQEMAGRILVLRPTSLANFTESIQELKNSILQNQVKLLVIDSMTALLSGENKPGAQRQPQLGWHISFLKSLAEFSRIPIVVTNQVRSQNRDETSQYSFQDFLCNS, from the exons ATGACGGAATTTGAACTAATGGAGCTGTTAGATGTTGGAATGAAAGAGATAAGATCAGCAATTTCATTCATCAGTGAAGCTACTTCTCCACCATGTCAATCT GCTCGATCTTTACTGGAGAAGAAGGTCGAAAACGAACATTTATCAGGTCATCTTCCTACACATTTGAAGGGGTTAGATGATACCTTGTGTGGTGGGATACCTTTTGGTGTTCTTACTGAGTTAGTTGGTCCTCCTGGTATTGGTAAATCACAG TTTTGCATGAAACTTGCGTTATCAGCTTCGTTTCCAGTAGCTTATGGAGGATTAGATGGTCGTGTGATATACATAGATGTGGAATCCAAGTTTAGTTCAAGAAG GGTGATAGAGATGGGACTGGAAAGCTTTCCGGAAGTGTTTCATCTTAAAGGAATGGCACAAGAG ATGGCTGGAAGAATCCTTGTTTTGCGTCCAACATCTTTAGCTAACTTTACTGAAAG TATACAAGAACTCAAGAATTCAATTCTTCAAAACCAAGTAAAGCTTCTAGTGATTGATAGTATGACAGCTCTTCTTTCAGG CGAAAACAAACCAGGAGCTCAGAGACAACCTCAGTTGGGTTGGCATATCTCTTTCTTAAA ATCGCTTGCTGAATTTTCACGGATTCCTATAGTGGTGACTAATCAAGTTAGATCTCAAAACCGCGATGAAACTAGTCAGTATTCTTTCCAAG ATTTCCTCTGCAACAGCTAA
- the RAD51B gene encoding DNA repair (Rad51) family protein (RAD51B; CONTAINS InterPro DOMAIN/s: DNA recombination/repair protein RecA/RadB, ATP-binding domain (InterPro:IPR020588), ATPase, AAA+ type, core (InterPro:IPR003593), DNA recombination and repair protein, RecA-like (InterPro:IPR016467), DNA recombination and repair protein Rad51, C-terminal (InterPro:IPR013632); BEST Arabidopsis thaliana protein match is: RAS associated with diabetes protein 51C (TAIR:AT2G45280.2); Has 2717 Blast hits to 2715 proteins in 543 species: Archae - 539; Bacteria - 255; Metazoa - 717; Fungi - 449; Plants - 276; Viruses - 18; Other Eukaryotes - 463 (source: NCBI BLink).) has protein sequence MANKLIGEMGLHTKISNIFAARNIITAKDALSMTEFELMELLDVGMKEIRSAISFISEATSPPCQSARSLLEKKVENEHLSGHLPTHLKGLDDTLCGGIPFGVLTELVGPPGIGKSQFCMKLALSASFPVAYGGLDGRVIYIDVESKFSSRRVIEMGLESFPEVFHLKGMAQEMAGRILVLRPTSLANFTESIQELKNSILQNQVKLLVIDSMTALLSGENKPGAQRQPQLGWHISFLKSLAEFSRIPIVVTNQVRSQNRDETSQYSFQAKVKDEFKDNTKTYDSHLVAALGINWAHAVTIRLVLEAKSGQRIIKVAKSPMSPPLAFPFHITSAGISLLSDNGTELKGPGINTIHARGIVDPDYVALFRTF, from the exons atggcaaACAAACTCATCGGAGAAATGGGTCTTCACACCAAAATCTCAAACATCTTCGCTGCAAGAAACATCATCACCGCCaag GATGCATTATCAATGACGGAATTTGAACTAATGGAGCTGTTAGATGTTGGAATGAAAGAGATAAGATCAGCAATTTCATTCATCAGTGAAGCTACTTCTCCACCATGTCAATCT GCTCGATCTTTACTGGAGAAGAAGGTCGAAAACGAACATTTATCAGGTCATCTTCCTACACATTTGAAGGGGTTAGATGATACCTTGTGTGGTGGGATACCTTTTGGTGTTCTTACTGAGTTAGTTGGTCCTCCTGGTATTGGTAAATCACAG TTTTGCATGAAACTTGCGTTATCAGCTTCGTTTCCAGTAGCTTATGGAGGATTAGATGGTCGTGTGATATACATAGATGTGGAATCCAAGTTTAGTTCAAGAAG GGTGATAGAGATGGGACTGGAAAGCTTTCCGGAAGTGTTTCATCTTAAAGGAATGGCACAAGAG ATGGCTGGAAGAATCCTTGTTTTGCGTCCAACATCTTTAGCTAACTTTACTGAAAG TATACAAGAACTCAAGAATTCAATTCTTCAAAACCAAGTAAAGCTTCTAGTGATTGATAGTATGACAGCTCTTCTTTCAGG CGAAAACAAACCAGGAGCTCAGAGACAACCTCAGTTGGGTTGGCATATCTCTTTCTTAAA ATCGCTTGCTGAATTTTCACGGATTCCTATAGTGGTGACTAATCAAGTTAGATCTCAAAACCGCGATGAAACTAGTCAGTATTCTTTCCAAG CTAAAGTTAAAGATGAATTCAAAGACAACACAAAGACATATGATTCTCACCTTGTTGCTGCATTGGGGATTAACTGGGCTCATGCTGTAACCATCCGACTGGTCCTTGAAGCCAAGTCAG GTCAGAGAATCATTAAGGTGGCAAAATCTCCTATGTCGCCTCCTTTAGCCTTCCCGTTCCATATAACATCAGCTGGGATTTCATTGCTGAGCGACAACGGGACTGAACTGAAAGGTCCAGGAATCAACACCATTCATGCTCGAGGTATAGTTGATCCCGATTATGTCGCTTTATTTCGCACATTTTAG
- the RAD51B gene encoding DNA repair (Rad51) family protein, translated as MANKLIGEMGLHTKISNIFAARNIITAKDALSMTEFELMELLDVGMKEIRSAISFISEATSPPCQSARSLLEKKVENEHLSGHLPTHLKGLDDTLCGGIPFGVLTELVGPPGIGKSQFCMKLALSASFPVAYGGLDGRVIYIDVESKFSSRRVIEMGLESFPEVFHLKGMAQEMAGRILVLRPTSLANFTESIQELKNSILQNQVKLLVIDSMTALLSGENKPGAQRQPQLGWHISFLKSLAEFSRIPIVVTNQVRSQNRDETSQYSFQAKVKDEFKDNTKTYDSHLVAALGINWAHAVTIRLVLEAKSGQRIIKVAKSPMSPPLAFPFHITSAGISLLSDNGTELKGPGINTIHARGHSDMINFHGDCS; from the exons atggcaaACAAACTCATCGGAGAAATGGGTCTTCACACCAAAATCTCAAACATCTTCGCTGCAAGAAACATCATCACCGCCaag GATGCATTATCAATGACGGAATTTGAACTAATGGAGCTGTTAGATGTTGGAATGAAAGAGATAAGATCAGCAATTTCATTCATCAGTGAAGCTACTTCTCCACCATGTCAATCT GCTCGATCTTTACTGGAGAAGAAGGTCGAAAACGAACATTTATCAGGTCATCTTCCTACACATTTGAAGGGGTTAGATGATACCTTGTGTGGTGGGATACCTTTTGGTGTTCTTACTGAGTTAGTTGGTCCTCCTGGTATTGGTAAATCACAG TTTTGCATGAAACTTGCGTTATCAGCTTCGTTTCCAGTAGCTTATGGAGGATTAGATGGTCGTGTGATATACATAGATGTGGAATCCAAGTTTAGTTCAAGAAG GGTGATAGAGATGGGACTGGAAAGCTTTCCGGAAGTGTTTCATCTTAAAGGAATGGCACAAGAG ATGGCTGGAAGAATCCTTGTTTTGCGTCCAACATCTTTAGCTAACTTTACTGAAAG TATACAAGAACTCAAGAATTCAATTCTTCAAAACCAAGTAAAGCTTCTAGTGATTGATAGTATGACAGCTCTTCTTTCAGG CGAAAACAAACCAGGAGCTCAGAGACAACCTCAGTTGGGTTGGCATATCTCTTTCTTAAA ATCGCTTGCTGAATTTTCACGGATTCCTATAGTGGTGACTAATCAAGTTAGATCTCAAAACCGCGATGAAACTAGTCAGTATTCTTTCCAAG CTAAAGTTAAAGATGAATTCAAAGACAACACAAAGACATATGATTCTCACCTTGTTGCTGCATTGGGGATTAACTGGGCTCATGCTGTAACCATCCGACTGGTCCTTGAAGCCAAGTCAG GTCAGAGAATCATTAAGGTGGCAAAATCTCCTATGTCGCCTCCTTTAGCCTTCCCGTTCCATATAACATCAGCTGGGATTTCATTGCTGAGCGACAACGGGACTGAACTGAAAGGTCCAGGAATCAACACCATTCATGCTCGAG GGCACAGCGACATGATAAATTTTCACGGGGACTGCTCGTAG
- the RAD51B gene encoding DNA repair (Rad51) family protein (RAD51B; CONTAINS InterPro DOMAIN/s: DNA recombination/repair protein RecA/RadB, ATP-binding domain (InterPro:IPR020588), ATPase, AAA+ type, core (InterPro:IPR003593), DNA recombination and repair protein, RecA-like (InterPro:IPR016467), DNA recombination and repair protein Rad51, C-terminal (InterPro:IPR013632); BEST Arabidopsis thaliana protein match is: RAS associated with diabetes protein 51 (TAIR:AT5G20850.1); Has 30201 Blast hits to 17322 proteins in 780 species: Archae - 12; Bacteria - 1396; Metazoa - 17338; Fungi - 3422; Plants - 5037; Viruses - 0; Other Eukaryotes - 2996 (source: NCBI BLink).) yields the protein MTEFELMELLDVGMKEIRSAISFISEATSPPCQSARSLLEKKVENEHLSGHLPTHLKGLDDTLCGGIPFGVLTELVGPPGIGKSQFCMKLALSASFPVAYGGLDGRVIYIDVESKFSSRRVIEMGLESFPEVFHLKGMAQEMAGRILVLRPTSLANFTESIQELKNSILQNQVKLLVIDSMTALLSGENKPGAQRQPQLGWHISFLKSLAEFSRIPIVVTNQVRSQNRDETSQYSFQAKVKDEFKDNTKTYDSHLVAALGINWAHAVTIRLVLEAKSGQRIIKVAKSPMSPPLAFPFHITSAGISLLSDNGTELKGPGINTIHARGHSDMINFHGDCS from the exons ATGACGGAATTTGAACTAATGGAGCTGTTAGATGTTGGAATGAAAGAGATAAGATCAGCAATTTCATTCATCAGTGAAGCTACTTCTCCACCATGTCAATCT GCTCGATCTTTACTGGAGAAGAAGGTCGAAAACGAACATTTATCAGGTCATCTTCCTACACATTTGAAGGGGTTAGATGATACCTTGTGTGGTGGGATACCTTTTGGTGTTCTTACTGAGTTAGTTGGTCCTCCTGGTATTGGTAAATCACAG TTTTGCATGAAACTTGCGTTATCAGCTTCGTTTCCAGTAGCTTATGGAGGATTAGATGGTCGTGTGATATACATAGATGTGGAATCCAAGTTTAGTTCAAGAAG GGTGATAGAGATGGGACTGGAAAGCTTTCCGGAAGTGTTTCATCTTAAAGGAATGGCACAAGAG ATGGCTGGAAGAATCCTTGTTTTGCGTCCAACATCTTTAGCTAACTTTACTGAAAG TATACAAGAACTCAAGAATTCAATTCTTCAAAACCAAGTAAAGCTTCTAGTGATTGATAGTATGACAGCTCTTCTTTCAGG CGAAAACAAACCAGGAGCTCAGAGACAACCTCAGTTGGGTTGGCATATCTCTTTCTTAAA ATCGCTTGCTGAATTTTCACGGATTCCTATAGTGGTGACTAATCAAGTTAGATCTCAAAACCGCGATGAAACTAGTCAGTATTCTTTCCAAG CTAAAGTTAAAGATGAATTCAAAGACAACACAAAGACATATGATTCTCACCTTGTTGCTGCATTGGGGATTAACTGGGCTCATGCTGTAACCATCCGACTGGTCCTTGAAGCCAAGTCAG GTCAGAGAATCATTAAGGTGGCAAAATCTCCTATGTCGCCTCCTTTAGCCTTCCCGTTCCATATAACATCAGCTGGGATTTCATTGCTGAGCGACAACGGGACTGAACTGAAAGGTCCAGGAATCAACACCATTCATGCTCGAG GGCACAGCGACATGATAAATTTTCACGGGGACTGCTCGTAG